A DNA window from Romeriopsis navalis LEGE 11480 contains the following coding sequences:
- a CDS encoding phycocyanobilin:ferredoxin oxidoreductase, protein MPISNPSIRDQQHPLIRQLADRVEQIWHHHLDLEPYSLPDDLGYVEGKMEGEKLVIENHCYQTPQFRKLHMELAKVGNALDILHCVMFPRTEYALPMFGADIVGGRGRISMAITDLSPTSEDRILPQEYDRLLAQLPDVKFSQERRFPGWGDIFSPYCLFIQPQAAEEEQQFVDRVAQYLELHCQQAVATQPTPERGEEILEGQRNYCSRQQENDKTRRVLEKAFGSEWADRYMTTVLFDVEDGENSDEPEQIAQ, encoded by the coding sequence ATGCCCATTTCTAACCCATCAATTCGCGACCAGCAGCATCCATTAATTCGGCAGTTGGCCGATCGAGTGGAACAAATTTGGCATCATCACCTTGATCTAGAGCCTTACAGCCTGCCAGATGATTTGGGTTATGTGGAAGGCAAGATGGAGGGTGAAAAGCTGGTAATTGAGAATCATTGCTACCAAACGCCGCAGTTTCGCAAGCTGCATATGGAGTTGGCGAAGGTGGGCAATGCCTTGGATATTTTGCATTGTGTGATGTTTCCGCGGACGGAATATGCGCTGCCGATGTTTGGAGCGGATATTGTCGGGGGTCGGGGGCGGATCAGTATGGCGATTACGGATCTCTCGCCGACGAGTGAGGATCGGATTTTGCCGCAGGAGTACGATCGGTTGCTGGCGCAGTTGCCGGATGTGAAGTTTAGTCAGGAGCGGCGGTTTCCGGGGTGGGGGGATATTTTTTCGCCTTATTGTTTGTTTATTCAGCCCCAGGCGGCGGAAGAGGAACAGCAGTTTGTCGATCGGGTAGCGCAGTATTTGGAGCTGCATTGTCAGCAGGCGGTGGCGACGCAGCCGACGCCGGAGCGCGGTGAGGAAATTTTGGAAGGGCAACGCAATTATTGCAGCCGTCAGCAGGAAAATGATAAGACGCGGCGGGTGTTGGAGAAGGCGTTTGGGTCGGAGTGGGCTGATCGGTATATGACGACGGTGCTATTTGATGTGGAAGATGGCGAGAATTCGGATGAGCCGGAGCAGATCGCGCAGTAG